The Cynocephalus volans isolate mCynVol1 chromosome 16, mCynVol1.pri, whole genome shotgun sequence DNA segment GGACACCTGGTGAAGGAGTAGGTGCCCtcgggggagagggggagggtcCTGGCGGGGCTGTGCCCTGGGCTTCTAGTCCCACTTCTGCTGCTCACTCTTTCATGACAAACCATAAGTGCTTAATGACAAATGTTACTTCTCCTCAATAAAAATGTTTCCGATCCTGCCTTATTCCACCTGTTTATAAAATGAGAGCACTGAGCAGGGTCCGTGTTCCAACATGGGTCCCTCCTGCCGGTGGAAGTCCGAAAGCCACTTCCAGTATCGCAAAAATCCTCAGAGACCGTCTGTACTCACAGGGGGCCGCACACCCTAAAACACACCATGTGTCCTGCCTGGGGCTAGAATCGCCTCCACGCAGAGACCTGTTCCCAGCAGGCAGGGCTCTGCAGATCACAAGCCCAGCTGTGGCATGTCTGTGCCACCACCTAATCCAAATTCCGCGCATTATCCGCGTAACCTGTGTGGCAAACAAAACCTGTTAGCAGCAAGGTCCACAGGGGAAGGCATCTTGGGGACACGCAAGTGGCTGACCAGACCAAGCCACGGCCCGAGGGTGCAGAGCTGGGGAGCCGGCGGAGGAAGGGAGGGCAGACTCACATTGCTGATCTGCTCCTTGAGGAGGCAGATGACCTTCCGCTGACCCTTCACCACCTGGATGTTGAGGTAGATGACAGCCCTGCGGGGGGAAACGGGTGCGGTCCAGAGCAGGGCCCCAGCCCAGGCTGGCTGCCTTGGGGACACGCCCTCCCACCCTCAACTCACAGCAGCAGGGCTGACACCAGGAAGATGAAGACTGTGTCCTCCACCAGGTGCTGGTACAACCAGGACAGCCAGGAGACACTGGACCCCGCCGTCTCCAGCTGGCGCACCCACAGCCTGCCCGCCTCATACATGGAGTCCAGCGTCCGGAAGGGGCCGCAGGTGCTCGAGGGCTTCACCCTGAGGAAAAGAGTCGCTGGGAACCTTCAGCCCAGGCAACGGCCCCTCCACCCAGCCTCCCGCCCCCAGCCTCGGGACAAAGGAAACATCCCCATCACCCTGAATCCTGGGCGCCCTGCAGGCACCGGCACCCCACATCATGGATGGCACAAAGAACAGCCCTTCCCTCTGTTCCTGCCCACCAAGGCCACAGGCCGGGTGCCACTCACTGCCAGACGACGTAGCTCAGGAAGACAGCGGCGCCCAGGAAGGACGGAAAGCAGAGCAGCGTGAGGAAGAGCGTGCTCATGTGCGACGCCAGCCAGGGCCTGCGGGGCGCCTGGCAGTTGGCCATCAGGCTGGTCTGGGGACAAATGCTGAGCTCGGCTCTGCCCCCGCCCCCTCCTacgccccctcccccaggcctggcGGGCTCTGCTTCCAGTCGGGGCCCCGAGCCGAGAACCCAGGGCTGGGGCAGCCGTCGGCAGAGCGAGGCAGACACTTGGACTCTGAGCAGAATTGGGCCTGGACAGAGCCAGCTCGCCAACCGCCAGCTCGCCAACCTCCCGCTTACagaggggagactgaggcacacaGGTAGCTCGTCCAAGGCCACACATGTGAGAAAGGGCTGATACTAACAGCCACTTCCACAGACAGAGGCCACCATCGTGCCAGGCTCTACCTCCGACATCCTCTGGAGATGCTCCCCACCAGCCCCCCGAGCAGATGACAAAatgggagacagagggagaggagCCTCCCCAGAGCCAGGACGTGAACCAAGCTTCATAGCCACGGAGCACACCCAGCTGAGGACAGGGGAGCAGGGTCACTTTCTAGGGGCCACAAGGGCCACAACTCAGTGTCTTCCTGCACTCTGGCCCTAAGCCccggcccagtgcacacagacaCCTGGTGGTGACCTCTGAACCCAGTGGGATGCTAAAAGCCTACCAAAGACAGTGATGCCAGGTGGGAGAGGGTGTCAGGGGACAGACCCcagagggcagccctgggctgcctgccccaTAGcactggggtgaggggagggttCCAAAGTCCCAGGGTCTGGCCAGCTGGGTTGTGCCCAGTGGCTGCCAGGCGGCCCCTGCCAGCCCCTTAGCCCACGCTGGGCACAGTGGCAGCCTTACCTTCTTGACATAAAACAGGAGCAGCAGCTTGATGATCTGTATGGCAGGGAGGAGGGGCGAGAAGAGGACCCCCAGCCTGAGGAGGTGAGAGGGCAGGGCTGCAGTCCAGGGCTGGGGTCATGACCCCTGCATGGCTCCCCAGGCCTCGGACGGCCACCCGGGCCTGGCTCAGGCTGGAACAAGCCGCCCCAGTGTCCTCCTCTCTGCCCTCAAGACTGGCTGGGTCCTGGACCCCAGGGAGTGCAAGCATGTGTGGCTGCAGACTGGGTGCCCCCCAGGTGAGGGGTCAGGGCCCAACCACTCCAGAGTCCCAAGGCTGGGCCTTGCTGTGACCCTGGGAGGAGGCGGGTGCAGGGTACCCAGGGGCAGGGCAGTGGGAAGCAAGTGGGGGACCCTCACCAGATCAGAGTCTGCCCATAAATCAGGTCCAGAACATTCCGGGCTATGTCAAACTCAGGCTTCCGCTGCCTCTTAAGCTTCTTCTCAGAGATGAAcctggggcagaggagggagCCCCTGGGGGTCAGACGGGAGGGCCTCGCCTGGCCAGGGGACTGACCCTATGCCCCACCCCTGGAAGGCACCTGGGGCCAGGTGACCACCCTCATGCCAAGCCGACACCCCAGCCCTCCTTGAGTGGGCGTCCAACAAACGTCTCAGAGAGAGCCACCACGCTGGGGTCCCCACCCACGGGGCTTTCTCTAAGTACAGATACATCCAGATCTAAACATGCAGAATCGGCATCAAACGTGTTCCTGCCtcttaaaaaaatcttactttttttatcatctttaaattctcatattttcaaagaaaacacaaagagaaatgcTAGAGCCCACACTGAACCACCTGTAACCTATTGAAAATGTCCCTCCATCTTCTGCCTCGTTCCTCCTACTCCATTGTCTGTAGAAGACTGAGATCATAATATACACATCATTTTGAAACCCGTTTTCCGTTCCAATCTAAAAATGCATCATTTACATCTTGTAAGCGTTTTTCTCTAACCACCTTTTACAGAGCTGTCGTGGGGGGAGATGTGTGGCCCGAATTGCAAGATCTGCTCCTGCTTTGCTGAGGCCTGAGGACGTCCCAGGCCACCCATCCCCGGTGTGCAGGTGAGGACATGCTGAACCCTGTCCCACCCAGGGAGGGGGCCCAAGAGGACGAGTGTGAGTGATGTGGGGGGGGCCCTCACCTCCACACAAGCTCCCCAAAAAGTGTGTCCAGCAGTGCGAAGATGAAGTCCATCACCACGAAACGGTACAGCTCCTGGCCCACAAAGTCCTCCCAGCACTGGTCCCTGAGGGCAGCCACCCTGCGGCCCAGCCAGTGGTGGCAGAGAACGCCCAGGATGGCCATCTTGAGGACCAGGTTCCTGTGGAGGGCGGGGCGCAGGACTGAGCGAGGGGTGCCAGGGGACAGAGGCCACAGCACCCCCCGCGTCCGGCCACACACCTGAAGATGGCCATGTACACCTCCAGCACCGGGGAGCCGTGCCGCTCCAGGGCTGCCAGACCGCGGTACAGGTAGGGGGCCGCCAGGTGGAGGAGGCAGACCACCAGGGGCAGGGCCAGCAGTGCAGCCTCCTGGCCAGCAGCCACCGGGCTCTGCAAGGGTGATGGTGGAGGGGCAGAGGTCACACGGGTGCCCTGCTCTGAGGGGCcctgtgggggaggggtgcagcGAGGGCCccagggacaggaggagggggCAGAACTGGTGGGCAGCACCTCCCTCCCTGGGGACGCAGCCCCCAGGTCGCATGTGCGCACCAcacaggaagtggggaggggacgCTGGTGGTGGAAAAAGGAAAccaggaagaagacaagaaaaacagGGGAGGCCATGGGACAGAACAAGCCCCAGGAGGGACGCAGGAGGCCGCCTCCAGCAAGGGTTTGTGGGACCCTGGGTGTCTACGACTGGGGACACATTCTAGTGAAGGGCCAGGTTCTTgcttctctgtcccctccccgcACCTCAAGCATGACCTCCGAGAAGACGTGGACGGCCACGGCGCAGCCCAGCGTGGTCCCCAAACACAGCAGCCACACGAGCACCAGCATGGCCACTTGCCGCAGCCGCCCGCACATGCTGCGGGGGTCCTGCTGCAGCTGCCACGCAGCCAGCAGCTCCTGCGGGAGGCAGCATGTCCCCATCACCTGCTGAACAGCACAGACAGGCGCAGGTGTGCAGACACACATGTGATACACACGTGACATACACAAGACACACACGACACACAGGTTGGACAGCATTGAGGCCTGGCTGTCCCCACCTCACCTCCCTTCACCTGAACTGGCCTGTGTCCACCCCAAGGCCACCACCGGCTCCTCCCAACTGCTTAGGCCCCCCCGCTCCCAGACACAGAGAGCACAGGACCCTGCCTCAATGGACCCGTGCTGGGCTGGTCCCTCCTGAggccccccaacccctcccctgcaggagaggctgggaggcccagccctgcctgcaGGGCAGGTGGCCTTTCTCAGCTCTGCTTTACCTGTTCCCTTGGATGTGGGTGGCCCGCAGCCGACCAGGAGCCTCAGGGGACACCTGTCCCCAACAGGAGTTCCCGAGGGCAGAAGCGGGGCCCACGGGCCAGGCCACAGCTGTGAACTCCCACAGCTCACAGCCCGGGGAAGGCAGAGACCTCCCACGatgcccagctctgctgcttcctAGCCCCAGGACCTCGGGCAGGAGaccccctctgtgcctcagtttcctcacttgtagcATGGGGAAGTAACAATTCTTACCCACTGGGCTCCTGTGGCCATTAAATGAGCTCCCGTGAGTGGGGAGCATGAACCGGGGAAGGGCCCCGGAGAGCTGGCCTCACTCCTGCTGGGGCTTCAGCACCTGGCTCTCTGGCCACCCTTGGCCACATGCCCGCCAAAACCCGCTGCCAGGGCcaggccgtggctcacttgggagagtgtggtgctgacaacaccaagtcaagacctaagatccccttactggtcatcttttttaaaaaaaacaaaacctgctgCCAGCAGAGTTCTGCTATGATGGCTCCTGTGCTCGTTGGGCAGTGGGTGCTAACAACTGCTAGCAGAAAACAGAGGCAGCCCCAAACTGAGGACATGTATGGGAGAAAAAATGAGGACATGCCCATCACTGCTGGCAGGAGAAGGCCACCCTCCCCAGCGCCCGATCCAGCTTGAGGACAGATGGCCATCCCCTCGGGCCACAGTTCTGGCATTTGGTCCAAGGTGGACCTAGACTGCATGTTCAGGAAGCTGGCAGGTGGCTTGGGGTCCTAGGGCCACGGCCAGGGGCAGGTGGCTCCAGTCTCCCTGGCTCACCTTTAGCCGCGTGCGGATGTTGTCATGCTGGAGGCGGGAGGCCCATTTCTGAGTCACCTTGTAGTCCCAGGAGCAGAAGGCAGTGATGGCATGGACACCAGAGGTGCTGCCCACCCGGTAGCTCTCCCCGAAGGAGTGGGACATGCTACAGAGAAGCAGACACAGGTGGAGGTTGAACAAGGGTGAGGGGCACAGAGGACACCCACCACCTGCTCAGAGGAGCCCTCCCAGCACTGCACCGGCCCCCGCAATCCTCCTGCCCCACCGCTGGCCCAGCGCCCCCGGCCTCCAGGTGTGGACCACTGTCCACTCTAGACCAGCCCTCTACAAGACAATGCCCATCAGCCGCAAGTGCCTAGAAGAGGGGTCGGGGCTTCATGCACCACTGACTGGCAGTGGCCTCCCACCGAGACACGGTACAGAAGATGCCAGACTCACCTGGCCTGTCTCTGCTTCCTTCCTGCCCACTCTAGGGCAAGTGCCACCTCTCCTGAGAAGCAAGCCTGACCCTTCCCCGATGCTCCCCTAACACCTAGGCAAACACCTCTAGGGCTCCTGGATTATTCCAGCTCATTTACTGATCTGTTTTCTCCCAGAGACAGACATTGTGTCACTGACTCTCCTGCCCTGAGCTGAGCACATCGAATGTTTGTGGCATGGAGGGACGGACGCATGGATAGATGGACATATATACAGATGAAtagaggggtgggggggggcctAGGGGGTGGGACagaggatggaaggaaagaaggatcaatgaatggatgaatgggtggacgGATGAGACAACGGGGGGtagtggatgaatgggtggaagGAAGGATCAATGGATGGACgggcaggtggatggatggacagatagacggatgggtggggggtggatgggtgaatgg contains these protein-coding regions:
- the TMC6 gene encoding transmembrane channel-like protein 6 isoform X6 encodes the protein MAQPLAFVLDVPETPGDQGSWESSSQDDESEVHRSFCQLIQEQSQWAAEEGLELQQREPAPGAWGAPDGSHQALLGPEVAPAHSTATLRILASMPSRTIGRSRGAVISQYYNRTVRLRRRSSRPLLGEVSRSARPSLRLYDLELDPAAGEEEEKLNLLVKELKGLSVAQRDHMLRGMPVNLAEKRCLRDKSQTPRGKQRGQQHRGGVCSCCSRLGYACVLASHSLGLALLSGLHALAPWRFALKQIGGQFGSSVLSYFLFLKTLLVFNALLLLLLLAFIVGPQAAFPQGPVPTAFTGLELLTGGGGFAHTIMYYGYYSNATLNQPCAPLPDGSQCTPRAGSLPYNMPLAYLFTVGAAAFITCITLVYSMSHSFGESYRVGSTSGVHAITAFCSWDYKVTQKWASRLQHDNIRTRLKQVMGTCCLPQELLAAWQLQQDPRSMCGRLRQVAMLVLVWLLCLGTTLGCAVAVHVFSEVMLESPVAAGQEAALLALPLVVCLLHLAAPYLYRGLAALERHGSPVLEVYMAIFRNLVLKMAILGVLCHHWLGRRVAALRDQCWEDFVGQELYRFVVMDFIFALLDTLFGELVWRFISEKKLKRQRKPEFDIARNVLDLIYGQTLIWLGVLFSPLLPAIQIIKLLLLFYVKKTSLMANCQAPRRPWLASHMSTLFLTLLCFPSFLGAAVFLSYVVWQVKPSSTCGPFRTLDSMYEAGRLWVRQLETAGSSVSWLSWLYQHLVEDTVFIFLVSALLLAVIYLNIQVVKGQRKVICLLKEQISNEGEDKIFLINKLHSVYERKERKEGSRAFFSLRSPDGFVRA